In Leptolyngbya sp. NIES-2104, the genomic window TCATCAGCAAACCCAGATACAGCGAAGTCCGGTTCAATTCAACGGGCTGCTTATTTGGGTTTGGAGAACCTTTAATCCCTGCCATGATTCAAGCTCCTATCGTTGAATAAATTGCAT contains:
- a CDS encoding photosystem II reaction center protein L; this translates as MAGIKGSPNPNKQPVELNRTSLYLGLLMIFTLGILFSSYFFN